The genomic interval TTAATTCCGGCAGAAAGGCTTCTTGATGATTCTGAAAATAGCCTTTTGGGGTTCATAGTCCCGAAAAATTTTTCAGGCATTTTCCTGTTCCCTGAAATCACAGATTGTTGTCGGGGCTATTTTGGAATAGATCGCGTTATCCCCTTCACGATCATGACTTCCTTATTTCTATTCCGCGTCGCCCTTGTTTCCGCCATAGATCCTGCCGTAACGTATACCGGCTACTGACGGTCTCTCAAAGGTTTGAGAATCTCTTCTATATGTTCTTTTTTGTTTTCCCAGGTAAGCGGGTTTGACATCTTCTCCCTCCGGGCAGACAGCTATGCAGTAGCAGCATCGATAGTTCATTCCAAACATCAAGGACTTCCAGATGAAGCCCGTTTCCCGATCATCGAAACGGGATCTGATTTCGTCAGAAAGTTGACAAATATAGTAACCAGCACAGCCAATGTTTCGAAATCTAGTACTTGCGTCGAATTTTTCTCAAACAACAGAGTCGCTCGGGCCGGGAATTCATCGTCTTTATCATAGAAAATTAATTGTAGTAAGATGTGAGGAAGCAAGTCGAAAAGTATGCTGACTGAATCCAAGCCTCCAATCCCACCCATGCGTCCACCTACTGATGTCGCGACCCGCAGCAATTCTGGAGCACGTCTTTCAAAGCGTTTAATGATCGGTCGCTCTATAGCGCTGCTGGAATATTCTCCCTGCCTAAACAACGGGCCGGCCAGCATCGCAAAGGTCACAAACTCTCCTGCCGGGCGGCTACAACTTCCCGTTAACAAATAACGAATTAAGGCGCTTCCAGTAACATCCGAGAAGCCTTGGCCATCATCTCTCCTGACTCCAGCCCTTGATAATAGATAAGTGACGCCCAAAAATGGGACTTCGGCTTCGCCTTCCTGGTTGAGCGCAAGCTCAAGATGTTCTGCCAAGGTAGGAATATCTCCCTGCCGCAATTGCTGGATCAGCTCTTCATAAATTCTTTTGTAGCCGCCGAATCCCGATATATTTTCCAGGTTACCATCTCTCGTAATTTGTTTGAACAACGTGCTCATGGCGTTTATCCCTCTGCCTCAAAGCTCTTATCCTCTTGAACCCCCTGTTTTGGGCCGCTCCCGTTGGGTCAGGCCGCTTCGACCCGGCAGGGAACATAGCGATGCATAGGGGTTCCGACAAAGTCTCGGTTTGTGTTTTTTGTTAATCTGTTGACGTTAGCGCCATATTTAACGCCATCATAGACCAGACCAAAGCCTTGCGGAATGATGACCTGGCCCTTTCTGACGTCCTCGGTAAGCTCTACCTCGATGGATTCTTCGCCCGCCTCGGTGATAACCTTCACCATTTGTCCGTCGGAGAACCCATATATCTCTGAGTCCGCTGGATTCATCGCCAGGGTGCAGGGCCGCCTGCCTTTGTTCCACGCGGGATCCCTCATAGCTGTATTGGAATTCATGTCCATGTGACGTCCTGCCATCAGGATCAATGGAAATTCGGCATCGGTTTTCAATCGTTTCTCTTCCTCACCGGGGCTGATTTCCTTTATCCACTCTTCCGCCTCTGCGGTATGAAGCCGTATCCTGCCGTCCTTTGTGGCCAACCTACCGAGATTTTTCCCTATGTCCTGTACTCCAACCAGCACGCCTTCCGGATGGTCGATGATGGCCTGGTAGAGGGCCGGCCCCTGGTCCGGTCCGGCGTCGAAACCCACCCTTGCCGCCTCCTCCTGCTTAGCCCGGGACCTCTGTAAAAAACCGGTGAAATAGCCGGCCAGGTGGGCGGAACCGATGGCATTGCCCAGCGTCTTGGCTGCTATGAAGGGTACCCACATCATGTTCTCAGGATGCTCCATTACAAAACCTATCAGCGCATCACGGTATGTCCCCAGGCTGCCGCTTCCGGCAGCCTGGCAAAGCGAGTCGGGTAGTGCGGGAATCAGCCCCATGGCGTCGGCCAGGAGAGTGAATATCTCACCCGCTTCTTTCTGCTCTCCTTCTACCTCAACAACAGGCCGGCGCATCCGGCTATATACGTCCAGGAAACCTTCGTTGGTTTTGGAGGGGATAATAGCGTCCGCCGGGACCCATGATTCGTAGGTTGTCTTGCAGGGCAGGACGTAGT from Deltaproteobacteria bacterium carries:
- a CDS encoding DUF3786 domain-containing protein, which encodes MSTLFKQITRDGNLENISGFGGYKRIYEELIQQLRQGDIPTLAEHLELALNQEGEAEVPFLGVTYLLSRAGVRRDDGQGFSDVTGSALIRYLLTGSCSRPAGEFVTFAMLAGPLFRQGEYSSSAIERPIIKRFERRAPELLRVATSVGGRMGGIGGLDSVSILFDLLPHILLQLIFYDKDDEFPARATLLFEKNSTQVLDFETLAVLVTIFVNFLTKSDPVSMIGKRASSGSP